The Peptacetobacter hiranonis DNA window GTTCGTCATTAGTAAGCTCTATTGCAGAATTTCCACTTCCAGCTGCTGGAAATACTGTGTCAAATCTTTTTAAAGATTCATCAAGATATACTTTTACATTTTCATTTTCCAATGCAAATGGACACACTCCACCTACCATATGTCCTGTAAATTCAACCGCTTCTTCAGCAGAAAGCATTCTAGCTTTACAAGAAAACTCATGTCTGAATTTTTTATTGTCTATTTTTGTGTCCCCTGCTGCAACAACTATTATCGCTTCCCCATCTTCTTTTCCTCTAAAAGATAGTGTTTTAGCAACTCTAGCTGGTATTATTCCAACTGTTTCAGCTGCTAGTTCTACAGTGGCACTAGACTCATCAAATTCCATAACATCATTTTCTCTTCCAAATTGTTCCATATGTTTTCTTACTTTCTCGATTGACATAACTAAACACTTCCTTTTTTATCTATAATCATAATATTAACTAAATGTTGACCTTTTAGCTAAGAGCTTTTATACTCCAAATACCCTTGTTCTGCTCTACAGGTATTTTTAAAAATTTAAATATTGGTATTTCCTCAGCAAAATTACCTTCATATTCCATCTTTGTAGAATCAAGTGCAAAGTACTTTTTATTTAATTCCAATCCTTTTGGAACAATAAATTCTATATATCCATCTCCATTTGGCTCTATACCATCTAGCATTAAATTTGAATTAAGCTTATTAGCACTATCTAAAGCTAAATAAAGCTTTGAGCTATTTATATATTCTCCATCTTCATTTTTTATATTATTTTCAAATTTCATTCTTGCCTTAGTTAAAAGGTATGTAAATTTACTATTATTATAAATTTTAAATCTTATTTTAGTACCTTCTTTAACAGTTTTTCTAGATTCAAACTCTACTATAACCTCATTTACATTTCTCGCTTCATAGTCCTTTTTATCGACCATATCACCATATGTAAATCTTACCAAAAATCCAGATACCAAACAGAAAATCAAAATAATAGATGATACCTTCATAAATTTATTCATATTATCAACCCACTCTTTTTATATTTTTATTTAATATATCTATTTTTCTTCATAGCTTTTAAAGATACTCCCATAGATATAATAAATATAATAATACAAGCTACTCCCACAGTAACAATATTTATACTATCTACATTTATCTTAGATACAATTCCTCTAAAAATTTGGTTAAATGCATGTATTGTTTCATATCTTG harbors:
- a CDS encoding YbaK/EbsC family protein; this translates as MSIEKVRKHMEQFGRENDVMEFDESSATVELAAETVGIIPARVAKTLSFRGKEDGEAIIVVAAGDTKIDNKKFRHEFSCKARMLSAEEAVEFTGHMVGGVCPFALENENVKVYLDESLKRFDTVFPAAGSGNSAIELTNDELEKYSSNFVKWVDVCKGWNEEN